TTTGGTGTAGTGCAAAGCAAAATTGGTACTCCATTTATCCGAAAATTTTTCGTTCCAATGCAATTGGGAATGATCTTGTTGATAATTATCCGTTTCATTATCATAAAAACGCATATTACCTTGTTCATCTTTAAAAGCTCCTGCCGAGTTAAACCTGCGATTGGTATTCAAGGTTTCGCCATCAATTCCGTTCCAAGACTGATATGTTTTTTCATTTCCTCCAAAAACCAAAGCTTTGATTAAAGTAGTTTTATCAACGTACGTTCCTTGCAAAAAATACGATTTCAAGTCCGAAGCACCTCTGTCAATAAACCCATCCGAATTTAGAGCTGACAAACGGCCTGCAATTTCAAAATGATCGTTCATTAATCCGGTGCTGAATTTTACGGTATGCTTACGCGTATTGAAACTTCCGAACGAATTTGAGATTTCGCCAGTACTTTTTGTTGCAAAATTATCGGTAAGCATGTTAAGGCTTGCGCCAAAAGCACCTGCTCCATTGGTAGACGTTCCTACTCCACGCTGCAATTGTAAACTTTCGACAGATGATGCAAAATCAGGCATATTCACCCAATACGTTCCATGACTTTCGGAGTCGTTATAAGGAATACCGTTGATGGTTACATTTACACGTGTAGCATCACTACCACGCACTCGTATACCTGTATAGCCCACACCATTTCCTGCATCAGACGTAGTGACTACAGATGGCAAATAGTTCATTAAAACAGGAATATCTTGCCCTAGATTTCTGAATTTAATGTCTTTTTTTGTGAGATTGCTAAAACTAACTGGAGTTTTTGTAGTAACACGAACTGCTGATACTAAAACCGCATCAAGCTGGTTGACCTTAGTAGTATCTTTTACTTGTGCAAAAGTGGAAAAAGAAAAAAGAGAAAAGGAAATAGAAAATAGGCGAATCAATGATAAATTTGACGGTTTCGCCTGCGCGCTTTTGCGGCTTGTAAAATAAAATAAAGTTCTCATCCGTAAATTGATTACGAATAAAAGGGGGAATTATTCTTTTTGTTTTTTAATTAATAAAATGATTTGTTTCTATGACGCAACGCAGCATGTACTGCCTTGTTTTGTCAATTTTTCCGTAAACAGCATTACCTGTTCCCGTTCTTTGGGTATGATCTCAGCTCGTCATTTAGAGCACCCCTTTGAGACAGCGCAAAACTACTTATAAATTGTGAATTACAAATTACGAATTGCAATAATTTTTAAAAATCCGGTTTTCGACGATTTTTCTTTACTTCTGATAGGCTTTTTTTATTCTTAATGCGTTTTCTAATTACCGCTTTCGGAACCTTGGTTGGCTTACGTTCCTTTGGTACAACCAAAGCATTTTTGATCAACTCAAAAAATCGTTTGGTCACCAGCTCTTTGTTGCGGAGTTGACTGCGGTCTTCATCACAATTTAAATTTAAAATACCTTCGGTGGTTAAACGGCTGTGCAATTGTACCAAAGCTAATTCTTTTTCGTGCTCATCCAAACCCTGCGTGTTTTTCAAGTCAAAACTTAGTACCACTTTTGAAGATACCTTATTTACGTTTTGACCACCGGCGCCACTGCTCCGTACGGCCTTATATTGTAACTCTGATTGTAATTGCGTTTTATCCATTTGGGTAATTAAAAATAGCCTAATTATGTCCTTGGTGCAGCGATTTTAGTAAATCATTTACCGTTTTCACTGGATTAAACGTAAGCAATGGAACTTGAACAAAAACAGTGAACCAGTTGGCCATAGCTCCATTCCATAAACCAGGTAATTCATAACCTTTTATAGGCAATCCAGCTGTGTTTTTCTCAACTATAAATCCACTTTTTTCATCAACAAAATCAGACAAATTAAATTTTTTATTTTTATAATCTTTTAATCCGCAAACCAAATCTACTGGATTAAAATGTGTTGCTGCCTGTAAAATTTCTCTTTGTTTTGTATCATCAAGATTCACTTGTGAGCTTTCTACAATTTGCAATGAAACAACACCATTGGCATGGCGTACCCAAAAAGGTCCTCCGCCAGGTTCGCCTTCATTTTTTACCATACCACACACCCTAATTGGTCGGTTTAAAATAGATTGTAGGGTTGTAATTTTATACTCTTGAGTTGCCGTTTGAAAATCATTCCCCAACTCAATTTGACAATTATCACGTAAAAAAACTACTATTTCACTGATGTAAGTGGAGCTCACTGCAGCATCTTCTAAGCCGCGTAAGAAGTTGAAAACTTGTTCTTGCAAAGCGATTAACATTCCTGCCAATGCTTTTTTATACAAGCTTACTTTATCTAAATGATTTTGTACTACGTTATCTATGTTTTTGATAAAAACGATATCAGCATCAATTTCGCTTAAATTTTGGATTAGTGCTCCGTGACCTCCTGGCCTAAACAATAACTGACCAGCAGCATCTCTAAAAGGCTCATTGTTTGGCGACACGGAAATCGTATCCGTGCTTGGGTGTTGATACGAATAGGTTACATTAATAGCTACATTGTTTTGATTTTGAACTTCTGTTAAATGCGTTGCCACCTCTTGTTCAAAATACGATTGATGCGAGGTCGAAACTGTAAAATGCAAATTAGACTGCTTGTTGGCAGTGGCATATTGCACACATTCTTTGAGATGTTCTGCCACAGGAGTTGCTATCTGTGTTGCATATTTATGAAAAGGAAGCACTCCCTTTGGTTTGTTGGCAAAATTAAAGTAATTCGAAGCCAGCAATACTTTTATAAAATAATAGTTTTTGAGATCACGATCAAGTGCATCAAAATTTTCGAATTCTTGTTTCAACGTTTCATAAACCGCTTCAAAAAACGGAAACTTATCCATTCCCACAATAAAAATCGATAATTCGCTTGCTTTTTTTCGGTTAATGTAGGCGTTAATCGATTCGTTTTCAACATCGAAATCGTTAATGAATTCCGTTAAAAATTTAAACATTCTACTTGCTGCGCCTGATGCTGGTACAAATTTAGAAAGTGTTAATTTTTCTTTGTGTGCTTCATAAAAAGAAGCGTGCATTTGGAATTCTTTTTCAGATAGTTTTAAAATGCCATCGGACAACTTTGCCGGACGCAGCAAATGGGCTGGAGCAACACCATTTTTAAAAAAATGCAATTGTTGCTCAACATTTTTCATGGCTACACCATGCTCTTGAATTTGTAAAAAATCAGCAGTTGAAAACCCTAATGTTTTTGCCAAAACTAAATCATCAATAATTGCTACTGCTTTTTCAAAGCGGGTTTCTTTATTACCACTAAGAACTACAAATGGCATATTGCGCTCTACTAAAGCTTGTTTAAAGACCTCAAATACAGTTGCTCTACCAATTGGAGTATCTCTAATATCATCCTTCTCCCAAGGCACATCAATATCAGTCAAAAAAAACAAGTCGTATTCATGCTCCCTAGCCGCTTGGTCTAGTTTAGGGTCGCAGTAGTTGTAATACATCTCAGAAAAAACTTTGGTAACCAATAAATTAGTATCGCAAAACAATAATGCATTGGCGTTTTCAACACTCGCGTTTTCTAAATTGGTTTGCCCGTATGCTATGGGCAGCATATCATCGACAGAGCAAATAGCCCCTGTTTTTTCCCATTTTTCTTGTAAATAATCACGAGCAAATTCAGGAACCCATTGCGTACGGTAATGTTCTGCCAATTGTTTGGCTAAAGTTGTTTTACCAGTACTTTCGGGACCAAATAAAGTGATTTTTACAACACTTTTACTGTTTGCTTGTTGTTTGAGATTTTCTTCCATTCTAAATAGCCAAATATGGCAACTATTGTAAATACTACATATTGAAAACTGGTAAAGGTATACCCTTTAAAAAAATACAAAGGAACCGAAATTACATCTCCGATGATCCAAAATATCCAGTTTTCTACTTTTCGTTTTGCCATAAGCCACATTCCTACAAAGAAAATCCCTGTGATAAAAGTGTCTACGTACGCATACCAAGTAGTGAATTTATCAAAAAAATGGTATACCGCCACAACAAAAGCGACCGTAAATATAAAAAGAAATATGGCAATTCGTTTTTCTTGAGCGGAAATTGTAGCAATAGGAAAAGCCACTTCATCTCCTTTTTTGCGGGTCCAATGATACCAGCCGTAAATACTCATTATAAAATAATAGGCATTAATCATCATATCGCCCCACAAAACCCATTTCCAAAGTAGATAGACAAAAATCGAAGTGCTTACTAAACCTGTTGGAAAAACCCAAATATTATCTTTTTTGGCACACCAAACGCTCAAAAGACCAAATATTACGGCAATAATTTCGAGGTATACATCTAATCGAGGATAAGTGCTGTATTGCGCAAAAAAATAATCAAACATAGAAAGTTAATTAAAAAAATTAATATCGTTCTCAAATGCGGTTCCTATAACCACTAGGTCTGCGCCAGCATCATGAGCAAGTTGAATTCCTTGTAAATCTTTAATCCCTCCGCCTACAATTAGAGGAATTTTAATATATTGTGCAACTGCCGTAATCAAATTTATTGGCACTGCTTGCTTGGCACCGCTACCCGCTTCAAGATAAATCAACTGATGACCCAACATTTCACCCGCTTGTGCTGTAGCGACAACCAAATCAATGTTTGAGCGATCAAGAGGTTTTGTCTCACTAACACGCTCTACTGCAGTTTTTGCACCACTTTCAATTAGTACATAGCCAGTCGGAATGATTTCTAGTTGCGTTCTTTTTAAAATAGGAGCTGCCTGTACTTGATGGGCAATTAAATAATCAGGGTTTCTACCTGAGATTAATGATAGGAACAAAATCCCATCGGCCTTATCCGAAATTTGCGAAGGATTACCCGGAAAAAGAACTACCGGCAAAGCACAATCTCTTTTTAAAACAGTTATTAATTCGTCCAGAATGTTGGAAGTTACTAAGCTTCCGCCAATGAACAAATGCGTAGCGGGAGATTGATTGATTTTTGGAATCAAAACACTCAGTTGCGATAGGGTAATTTTATCAGGATCCAGAAGGATCGCTAATAATTTTTGATTTTTAACTTTTGATTCGGTGATTTCGTTATAAATATTTGTCATTTATGGGCACGCAGATGACGCGGATTTTACAGATTGATACAGATTCTAATTATTCGTTATTCCTTCTTGATGTTAGCAAACTGCTCGATGGAAACTGTCTCCTGTTTTTCAAAAACATAAACTAAAATAAAGTTTTCTATTTCTTCGAAATGAATAGTAAAACTCTTAACCAAATTGTGGAAATGTAATTCAGCAATCGTTTTTTTACTTTCTACCTCGAAAGAGTTTACTTTGATATGATCTTTGAAACTGATCCCTTTTTCGTTTCTGATTTTAAAGATGGCCTCTTTTGCGCCCCAAATAACGGTTAATTTCGGAATAAAATCTTGGCTTTGTTCAACTAGAAAACTTAGTTCAGCATCACAAAATTTAGAAACAATACTTTTTATTTTTTCGCGCTGTAATTCGATATCAATACCTACTTTTTGAACGCTAATAATAATCGCTGCAAATTCATGCGAATGTGTAATAGAAATATGCTGACCATCCTGTAAGTGCGGTTTTCCAAAAGCGTCGTAGAATAAATCAAAATCCGTGTAACCTGCCTCGAGTAGCAACATACGAACACTTAAAAAAGCACGCTGGTGCAACTCCGACTTCATAGACTCCAACCGAGCTTGGCTTTCGGGTCTTAATTGAATTTGACTTTGCAAGTCTGTAAGCGACTCCGTGACTTTCCAAATAAGCATTATAGTTCCCAATTGCGGGCGTGTATCTTGAAATAAAGGCATGTTAATAACTTGATTTTTAGCCCCGATTGCAACGGAAATCCTTTTTTATCCGCTTCTGTAGCGGGAAAAAAGATTGCAGTGAAAAGCGGGAAATAGCTCCTACAAACGAAAATGAACGCTTGAAAACTTTTTATTTTATTGATTTTTAAAAGTTTACACCGCTAAACATTTCATAAATAGAAGTGAATGTTTTTATAATCCTAAGATATTGTGTAATTTTGCAAAAAATTAGCCCGAATTTGTCAGGCCAACAGTCAAAATAATTACAAATATACAATAAATGAGTACAGCAACTATGCCATACGTGGCTTTCAAGGTTAAAGACATTTCCCTTGCAGCTTGGGGACGAAAAGAAATTGAATTAGCTGAAGCTGAAATGCCAGGTTTAATGGCGCTTAGAGCAGAATACAAAGACGAACAACCTTTGAAAGGCGCTCGTATTGCAGGATGCTTGCACATGACGATTCAAACTGCCGTATTAATTGAGACTTTAATTGCACTTGGAGCTGAGGTAACTTGGTCTTCTTGTAACATTTTTTCTACTCAAGATCAAGCTGCTGCTGCTATTGCTGCTGCTGGAATTCAAGTTTACGCCTGGAAAGGTTTGAACGAAGAGGATTTTGACTGGTGTATTGAGCAAACACTTTTCTTTGGAGAAGACAGACAGCCATTGAACATGATTCTTGATGACGGTGGAGATTTAACAAACATGGTTATTGACCGTTACCCACATTTAGTTGCTGGCATCAAAGGATTATCTGAAGAGACTACAACTGGAGTTCACAGATTATACGAAAGAGTTAAAGCGGGAACATTACCAATGCCTGCTATTAACGTAAATGACTCGGTTACTAAATCTAAATTTGATAACAAATACGGTTGTAAAGAGTCTGCAGTTGATGCAGTTCGTCGTGCAACTGATGTAATGCTTGCTGCAAAAAGAGTTGTAGTATGTGGATACGGTGACGTAGGTAAAGGTACAGCTGCTTCTTTTAGAGGTGCTGGATCTATTGTTACGGTTACTGAAATTGACCCAATTTGTGCTTTACAAGCTGCAATGGACGGTTTTGAAGTTAAAAAATTAGATACTGTAATTGCTACCGCTGATATCATTATCACAACAACAGGTAACAAAGACATCGTTTTAGGTTCTCACTTCGAGAAAATGAAAGATAAAACTATCGTTTGTAACATCGGACACTTTGATAACGAAATTGACATGGCTTGGTTAAACTCAAACCACGGAGCTTCAAAAGTTGAAATCAAACCACAAGTTGACAAATATACCATTGCTGGAAACGACATCATCGTTCTTGCCGAAGGGCGTTTGGTAAACTTAGGTTGTGCTACAGGTCACCCAAGTTTTGTAATGAGTAACTCATTTACAAACCAAACTTTGGCTCAAATCGAATTGTGGAAAAACAGTGCTGCTTACAATAATGAAGTATACATGTTACCAAAACACCTTGATGAAAAAGTAGCTATGTTACACCTTGCTAAATTAGGGGTAGAGCTTGAAACTTTACGTCAAGATCAAGCAGAATATATTGGTGTTGAAGTAGCTGGACCATTCAAACCAGAGTACTACAGATACTAGAAATTAGTCCTTAGTGACTAGCTAAATTAAAATAGAGAAACCCTTGCAGTAATGCGAGGGTTTTTTGTTTTTTGGGCATGACCCTCCGTCATAACTGCGGGTCGGGCTTTTCGCTGTATCTTTTATTGCGCTGCGCTCCATAAAAGGATGCCGCTGCTATCCCTCATGCTGTTAAGTTATACAAAGCTAAAAAAAGTTAAATTTACAATCGCGCCAATTAATTATTTAGTACTTTAGAGTAAACCTTAATTACATAAGACAGTTATGAAGAATCTTTGGATATTAATAATACTTATTTCTACAATTTGTTATTCCCAGAACAAATATTTCTTTGATAATAAAATAGAATATGAATTCACAAATCATTCATATCCAAGTAAAAACTGTATTAAAACCTACTACACAAATTCAAAAGACAACTCCTATTCCATTTGTAGAACTGTTTTAGACAGTATATATTCAGAAATCGAATTTATCGACTCGAATGGAGCTATATTACGAAAGAAAGTTAGCCATAAAATTTTTAACAATAAAATTATCTATATTGCGAAAAATGAGATCAGAAACTACCCTTATCCATTTACATATCAAATAGATAACTATCATTTTTCAGAAGTTAATGACACCATTCTAAACAACAAAGCGTTCAAACAAATCTCTTTTTTAAGTAATGATTTAAAAAGAGCCAAAAAGAAAAAATTAGGCAATTTACAGTATATTTTTGATACTGATTTTGATCATCAACCTCTATTGACATTTTCAACAGCTTTTGAGGTTTGGAGAGTAACGAGGAAAATGCCAAACGGGCTAGTTA
This portion of the Flavobacterium sp. CECT 9288 genome encodes:
- the arfB gene encoding alternative ribosome rescue aminoacyl-tRNA hydrolase ArfB, with translation MDKTQLQSELQYKAVRSSGAGGQNVNKVSSKVVLSFDLKNTQGLDEHEKELALVQLHSRLTTEGILNLNCDEDRSQLRNKELVTKRFFELIKNALVVPKERKPTKVPKAVIRKRIKNKKSLSEVKKNRRKPDF
- a CDS encoding DUF4301 family protein; translated protein: MEENLKQQANSKSVVKITLFGPESTGKTTLAKQLAEHYRTQWVPEFARDYLQEKWEKTGAICSVDDMLPIAYGQTNLENASVENANALLFCDTNLLVTKVFSEMYYNYCDPKLDQAAREHEYDLFFLTDIDVPWEKDDIRDTPIGRATVFEVFKQALVERNMPFVVLSGNKETRFEKAVAIIDDLVLAKTLGFSTADFLQIQEHGVAMKNVEQQLHFFKNGVAPAHLLRPAKLSDGILKLSEKEFQMHASFYEAHKEKLTLSKFVPASGAASRMFKFLTEFINDFDVENESINAYINRKKASELSIFIVGMDKFPFFEAVYETLKQEFENFDALDRDLKNYYFIKVLLASNYFNFANKPKGVLPFHKYATQIATPVAEHLKECVQYATANKQSNLHFTVSTSHQSYFEQEVATHLTEVQNQNNVAINVTYSYQHPSTDTISVSPNNEPFRDAAGQLLFRPGGHGALIQNLSEIDADIVFIKNIDNVVQNHLDKVSLYKKALAGMLIALQEQVFNFLRGLEDAAVSSTYISEIVVFLRDNCQIELGNDFQTATQEYKITTLQSILNRPIRVCGMVKNEGEPGGGPFWVRHANGVVSLQIVESSQVNLDDTKQREILQAATHFNPVDLVCGLKDYKNKKFNLSDFVDEKSGFIVEKNTAGLPIKGYELPGLWNGAMANWFTVFVQVPLLTFNPVKTVNDLLKSLHQGHN
- the pnuC gene encoding nicotinamide riboside transporter PnuC; this translates as MFDYFFAQYSTYPRLDVYLEIIAVIFGLLSVWCAKKDNIWVFPTGLVSTSIFVYLLWKWVLWGDMMINAYYFIMSIYGWYHWTRKKGDEVAFPIATISAQEKRIAIFLFIFTVAFVVAVYHFFDKFTTWYAYVDTFITGIFFVGMWLMAKRKVENWIFWIIGDVISVPLYFFKGYTFTSFQYVVFTIVAIFGYLEWKKISNNKQTVKVL
- a CDS encoding geranylgeranylglyceryl/heptaprenylglyceryl phosphate synthase, whose translation is MTNIYNEITESKVKNQKLLAILLDPDKITLSQLSVLIPKINQSPATHLFIGGSLVTSNILDELITVLKRDCALPVVLFPGNPSQISDKADGILFLSLISGRNPDYLIAHQVQAAPILKRTQLEIIPTGYVLIESGAKTAVERVSETKPLDRSNIDLVVATAQAGEMLGHQLIYLEAGSGAKQAVPINLITAVAQYIKIPLIVGGGIKDLQGIQLAHDAGADLVVIGTAFENDINFFN
- a CDS encoding 4'-phosphopantetheinyl transferase superfamily protein, with translation MPLFQDTRPQLGTIMLIWKVTESLTDLQSQIQLRPESQARLESMKSELHQRAFLSVRMLLLEAGYTDFDLFYDAFGKPHLQDGQHISITHSHEFAAIIISVQKVGIDIELQREKIKSIVSKFCDAELSFLVEQSQDFIPKLTVIWGAKEAIFKIRNEKGISFKDHIKVNSFEVESKKTIAELHFHNLVKSFTIHFEEIENFILVYVFEKQETVSIEQFANIKKE
- the ahcY gene encoding adenosylhomocysteinase → MSTATMPYVAFKVKDISLAAWGRKEIELAEAEMPGLMALRAEYKDEQPLKGARIAGCLHMTIQTAVLIETLIALGAEVTWSSCNIFSTQDQAAAAIAAAGIQVYAWKGLNEEDFDWCIEQTLFFGEDRQPLNMILDDGGDLTNMVIDRYPHLVAGIKGLSEETTTGVHRLYERVKAGTLPMPAINVNDSVTKSKFDNKYGCKESAVDAVRRATDVMLAAKRVVVCGYGDVGKGTAASFRGAGSIVTVTEIDPICALQAAMDGFEVKKLDTVIATADIIITTTGNKDIVLGSHFEKMKDKTIVCNIGHFDNEIDMAWLNSNHGASKVEIKPQVDKYTIAGNDIIVLAEGRLVNLGCATGHPSFVMSNSFTNQTLAQIELWKNSAAYNNEVYMLPKHLDEKVAMLHLAKLGVELETLRQDQAEYIGVEVAGPFKPEYYRY